From Phenylobacterium montanum, the proteins below share one genomic window:
- a CDS encoding lysylphosphatidylglycerol synthase domain-containing protein, which yields MSQPHRQSLIRRAWESPVRKAMVSITALVGAAWLIRHVLKDFSWPLFLTALRATPASAIWTAAVLTPASYVCLAITEWFALQSLGHRLTWHRAGRVAFASYAVSNSLGFSLATGTATRLRLYAPWGLSPKAITAVALLAGAAVSLSGVVTAGLALMARPGPFAEVFHWPRWTTEVIGLALIAPGVLWFVVLKRGEPDAPPIAHSAEGRAFALLAGVADWALSGAALYVLLPHPTLAGFPEFLAVFVMGSLVSAATGVPGGVGVFEAVVLGLSALMARANETATALILYRVIYSLGPLVVMSGLLGGLQLVRKLSARADPA from the coding sequence GTGAGCCAGCCGCACCGCCAAAGCCTGATCCGCCGCGCCTGGGAATCGCCGGTCCGCAAGGCGATGGTCTCGATCACGGCCTTGGTTGGCGCCGCCTGGCTGATCCGCCACGTGCTGAAAGACTTTTCCTGGCCCCTGTTTCTGACGGCCCTGCGCGCCACGCCGGCCAGCGCGATCTGGACGGCCGCAGTTCTCACCCCGGCCAGCTATGTCTGTCTCGCGATCACTGAATGGTTCGCCCTGCAGAGCCTGGGCCACCGGCTGACCTGGCACCGGGCGGGGCGCGTCGCCTTCGCTTCCTACGCCGTCTCCAACAGCCTGGGCTTCAGCCTGGCGACCGGCACGGCGACTCGGCTCCGGCTCTATGCGCCCTGGGGCCTCAGCCCCAAGGCGATCACCGCCGTCGCCCTTCTGGCCGGCGCCGCAGTCAGCCTCAGCGGCGTAGTCACGGCCGGCCTCGCCCTGATGGCCAGACCCGGCCCCTTTGCCGAGGTTTTCCACTGGCCGCGTTGGACTACGGAGGTCATCGGCCTTGCCCTGATCGCGCCGGGCGTCTTGTGGTTCGTAGTGCTGAAGCGCGGCGAGCCCGACGCCCCGCCCATCGCCCACAGCGCCGAGGGACGGGCCTTCGCCCTGTTGGCGGGCGTGGCCGACTGGGCGCTCTCCGGCGCGGCGCTCTACGTGCTGCTGCCCCACCCTACCCTCGCCGGCTTTCCTGAGTTCCTGGCCGTGTTCGTGATGGGCTCGCTGGTCAGCGCGGCGACCGGCGTGCCGGGCGGGGTCGGGGTGTTCGAGGCGGTCGTCCTGGGCCTCTCCGCCCTGATGGCTCGCGCCAACGAGACCGCCACCGCCTTGATCCTCTACCGCGTGATCTACAGCCTGGGGCCGCTGGTTGTGATGAGCGGGTTGCTCGGCGGCCTGCAACTGGTCCGGAAGCTTTCGGCGCGCGCTGACCCGGCATGA
- a CDS encoding transferrin receptor-like dimerization domain-containing protein — MRGLAGVSAAALSALAFGAATSAEPLVGFTDKSSEAERALEGRFDQALSADAIRERLKLMAAAPNQVGAPHNKANAEYTLAQFKAWGWDAHIEEFQVLYPTPKSEALELLGPNPFSATLQETPIPGDTSSVDMKGALPAWLAFEGDGDVTGDLVYANYGMPEDYKALERMGVSVKGKIVITRYGGGWRGLKPKLAQEHGAIGCIIYSDPADDGYGPGETYPKGGWRPPQGFQRGSVLDMPIRAGDPLTPNEGATKDAKRIPISQAETILKIPALPISYGDAQHFLAALGGEVAPKAWRGALPITYHVGGNGVQVHLKTEADWSLKPLYDVIAVMKGSQAPDQWVIRANHRDGWVYGAWDPLSGQTAMMEEAKSLGALAKTGWRPKRTIVYASWDGEEPGLLGSTEWAEQHAAELKAKAVLYINSDTNGRGFVNFDASYAARKLATGVAADVTDPETGKSVLAREFAKIQVDALDPRADEMIREAAKDESKTGEIAIGPMGSGSDYTPFVQHLGIASIDIAYGDEDDQGGVYHSLYDTFEHYERFGDPGFAYGVVMAKTGGRMVMRAADADLNPLRYAEAADLIAGNLEQLHKLADNMRQRSQALDAAVESKAFDLAYDPTHHWAAPAAEDPVPAIDFAKLDAATARLKASAKAFDAAAADVAHVKPEALAKANAMLQSLEQSLSDERGLPGRPWYKNLISAPGVLTGYGAKTLPGVREAIEGRRWSEAADYIGRTADALDTCSKRLDEATALLKS, encoded by the coding sequence ATGCGTGGATTGGCGGGCGTGAGCGCGGCGGCGCTGTCGGCCTTGGCTTTCGGAGCGGCGACCTCGGCCGAGCCTCTGGTTGGTTTCACCGACAAGTCGAGCGAGGCTGAGCGCGCGCTGGAGGGCCGGTTCGACCAGGCCCTGTCCGCGGACGCCATCCGCGAGCGCCTGAAGCTGATGGCCGCAGCCCCTAATCAGGTCGGCGCGCCCCACAACAAGGCCAACGCGGAATATACCCTCGCCCAGTTCAAGGCCTGGGGCTGGGACGCCCATATCGAAGAGTTCCAGGTCCTTTATCCGACCCCCAAGAGCGAGGCGCTCGAGCTCTTGGGCCCCAACCCGTTCAGCGCGACCCTGCAGGAAACCCCGATCCCGGGCGACACCTCCAGCGTCGACATGAAGGGCGCCCTGCCCGCCTGGCTGGCCTTCGAGGGCGACGGCGACGTGACCGGCGACCTGGTCTACGCCAACTACGGCATGCCCGAGGACTACAAGGCGCTGGAGCGCATGGGCGTCAGCGTCAAGGGCAAGATCGTCATCACCCGCTACGGCGGCGGCTGGCGCGGCCTGAAGCCGAAGCTGGCCCAGGAGCACGGGGCGATCGGCTGCATCATCTATTCCGACCCCGCCGACGACGGCTATGGCCCGGGCGAGACCTATCCCAAGGGCGGCTGGCGCCCGCCCCAAGGCTTCCAGCGCGGCTCGGTGCTGGACATGCCGATCCGCGCCGGCGACCCGCTGACCCCGAACGAAGGCGCGACCAAGGACGCCAAGCGCATCCCGATCAGCCAGGCCGAGACCATCCTGAAGATCCCCGCCCTGCCGATCTCCTATGGCGACGCCCAGCACTTCCTGGCGGCCCTGGGCGGCGAGGTGGCGCCCAAGGCGTGGCGCGGAGCCCTGCCGATCACCTATCACGTCGGCGGAAACGGGGTTCAGGTTCACCTGAAGACCGAGGCGGACTGGAGCCTGAAGCCGCTCTATGACGTGATTGCGGTGATGAAGGGCAGCCAGGCTCCCGACCAGTGGGTGATCCGCGCCAACCACCGCGACGGCTGGGTCTACGGCGCCTGGGATCCGCTGTCCGGCCAGACCGCCATGATGGAGGAGGCCAAGTCGCTGGGCGCCTTGGCCAAGACCGGCTGGCGGCCCAAGCGGACCATCGTCTACGCCAGCTGGGACGGCGAGGAACCGGGCCTGCTGGGCTCGACCGAGTGGGCCGAGCAGCACGCCGCCGAGCTGAAGGCCAAGGCGGTGCTCTACATCAATTCCGACACCAATGGCCGCGGCTTCGTAAACTTCGACGCCAGCTACGCCGCTCGGAAACTGGCCACCGGCGTCGCCGCCGATGTCACTGACCCGGAGACCGGCAAGAGCGTCCTGGCCCGGGAGTTCGCCAAGATCCAGGTCGACGCCCTCGACCCCCGCGCCGACGAGATGATCCGCGAGGCGGCCAAGGACGAATCCAAGACCGGCGAGATCGCGATCGGCCCGATGGGCTCAGGCTCGGATTACACCCCCTTCGTCCAGCACCTGGGCATAGCCTCGATCGACATCGCCTATGGCGACGAAGACGACCAGGGCGGGGTCTATCACTCGCTCTATGACACCTTCGAACACTACGAGCGCTTCGGCGATCCGGGCTTCGCCTATGGGGTGGTCATGGCCAAGACCGGCGGGCGGATGGTGATGCGGGCGGCCGACGCCGACCTGAACCCGCTGCGCTATGCCGAAGCGGCGGACCTGATCGCAGGCAATCTGGAGCAGTTGCACAAGCTGGCGGACAATATGCGCCAGCGTAGCCAGGCGCTGGACGCCGCGGTCGAAAGCAAGGCCTTCGACCTGGCGTATGACCCGACCCATCACTGGGCCGCCCCGGCCGCCGAGGACCCCGTGCCGGCCATCGACTTCGCCAAACTTGATGCAGCGACAGCGCGGCTGAAGGCCAGCGCCAAGGCTTTCGACGCCGCGGCGGCCGATGTCGCCCACGTCAAGCCCGAAGCCCTGGCCAAGGCCAACGCCATGCTGCAGAGCCTTGAGCAGAGCCTGTCGGACGAGCGCGGCCTGCCCGGCCGGCCCTGGTACAAGAACCTGATCTCGGCGCCAGGCGTCCTGACCGGCTACGGCGCCAAGACCTTGCCCGGGGTGCGCGAGGCGATCGAGGGGCGCCGCTGGTCCGAGGCCGCAGACTATATCGGCCGCACCGCCGATGCTCTGGACACCTGCAGCAAGCGCCTGGACGAGGCGACGGCGCTGCTGAAATCGTAG
- a CDS encoding AI-2E family transporter encodes MSDQGLISPESSAAEPRQAAHPAPVAGSVALRNAGVFLAIVVGGFTVKVLNGILTPLIVAIFMLLLIDGVSRAMERRFPAWPNWLRSALGAGFTVAGFTGVVAVCVHNGGAFATQVKVMQPRIDALLLEATASLQIPPMTVTDLFRGDNPASAVSKVFGAARGVVSEAVLVMIYLGFLSASRSTFGRKAERLFPGRQDRAHAERVFGRVRYASEQYILLQTVKAALVAVTAWGLMMVLGVANPLFIAFVLFLAAFVPIVGSVAGSMLPALMALAQFESPVRPLILMASLGGTMFLIENVLLPKLQSDRLNLDPVFILLSLGFWGIMLGLPGALLSTPLTVVVMSIAAEFKGTRWLAVLLSKDGDLGQRL; translated from the coding sequence ATGAGCGATCAAGGACTGATATCCCCGGAAAGTTCCGCCGCCGAACCCCGTCAGGCCGCCCACCCGGCGCCGGTGGCCGGGTCGGTGGCGCTAAGAAACGCCGGCGTTTTCCTGGCCATCGTGGTCGGCGGTTTCACGGTCAAGGTGCTGAACGGCATCCTGACCCCGCTGATCGTCGCGATCTTCATGCTGCTGCTGATCGACGGGGTTTCGCGGGCCATGGAGCGGCGCTTCCCCGCCTGGCCGAACTGGCTGCGCTCGGCGCTGGGGGCGGGTTTCACTGTTGCGGGCTTCACCGGCGTAGTGGCGGTCTGCGTGCACAACGGCGGAGCCTTCGCTACGCAGGTCAAGGTGATGCAGCCCCGCATCGACGCACTTCTGCTCGAGGCGACCGCCAGCTTGCAGATTCCGCCCATGACCGTCACCGACCTGTTCCGCGGCGACAATCCGGCCTCTGCCGTGTCCAAGGTGTTCGGCGCCGCCCGGGGCGTGGTCTCGGAGGCGGTTCTGGTGATGATCTATCTCGGCTTTTTGTCCGCCTCGCGCAGCACCTTTGGCCGCAAGGCCGAGCGGCTGTTCCCCGGCCGGCAGGATCGCGCCCACGCCGAGCGAGTGTTCGGGCGGGTCCGCTATGCCTCGGAGCAGTACATCCTGCTGCAGACGGTCAAGGCCGCGCTGGTGGCGGTCACGGCCTGGGGCCTGATGATGGTGCTGGGGGTCGCAAATCCGCTCTTTATCGCGTTCGTTCTTTTCCTAGCCGCCTTCGTCCCGATCGTCGGCAGCGTAGCGGGATCCATGCTGCCCGCCCTGATGGCGCTTGCCCAGTTCGAATCGCCGGTGCGCCCTCTGATCCTGATGGCGAGCCTGGGCGGGACCATGTTCCTGATCGAGAACGTGCTCCTGCCCAAACTGCAGAGCGACCGTCTGAACCTCGACCCGGTGTTCATCCTGCTGTCGTTGGGATTCTGGGGAATAATGCTGGGCTTGCCGGGCGCGCTGCTCTCGACGCCCCTGACCGTGGTGGTGATGTCGATCGCCGCCGAGTTCAAGGGTACGCGCTGGCTGGCGGTGCTGCTGTCCAAGGACGGCGACCTGGGCCAGCGACTGTAG
- a CDS encoding sulfurtransferase TusA family protein encodes MNETPKPDLVVDARGHRCPVPSLRLRRALELAAESAVVELLADDPLARIDIPHLLSTLGYPLLKQESEGGVLRFVVRKAAWSEPV; translated from the coding sequence ATGAACGAGACGCCAAAGCCCGATCTGGTCGTCGATGCGCGCGGGCACCGCTGCCCCGTGCCGTCCCTGCGCCTGCGCCGCGCGCTGGAGCTTGCTGCGGAGAGCGCCGTGGTCGAGCTTCTGGCCGACGATCCTCTGGCGCGGATCGACATACCCCATCTGCTCTCGACCCTTGGCTATCCCTTGCTCAAGCAGGAGTCCGAGGGCGGCGTGCTGCGGTTTGTTGTGAGGAAGGCGGCGTGGTCGGAGCCCGTTTGA
- a CDS encoding YihY/virulence factor BrkB family protein yields MTARALSRLWGRDVMLYTGGVSFYALLAAFPTLAIVIGVYSLFLTPEHAIAQADAMARLLPQGAADLFTSELLRLSHAPIRIVSAQSGVALLISLYAAHRGFKAMIAGLSLIHEEDDPHGFVRFNLMALVALIAAIALVGVLSATFLTVRILATTIQASPLKGVHWFYSEWTWASLGVSLGMTLIYRFAMSTKPVDWRGAIAGGAAAALLTLFASWASAVYATQFAHFGATYGSIAAVVVLLVWLSWSVNAVFFGGALATEIELMLERQRQRLKRAPTTPPSSQQTAARRPRTPA; encoded by the coding sequence GTGACAGCCAGGGCCCTGTCACGACTGTGGGGCCGGGACGTGATGCTCTATACCGGCGGCGTTTCGTTCTACGCACTGTTGGCGGCGTTCCCGACCCTTGCCATCGTGATCGGGGTCTACAGCCTGTTCCTGACGCCGGAGCACGCCATCGCCCAGGCCGACGCCATGGCGCGCCTGCTGCCCCAGGGCGCGGCGGACCTCTTCACCAGCGAACTGCTCCGCCTCTCGCACGCGCCGATCCGCATCGTCTCGGCCCAGAGCGGCGTGGCGCTGCTGATCAGCCTTTACGCCGCTCATCGGGGCTTCAAGGCCATGATCGCGGGCCTGTCGCTGATCCACGAGGAGGACGATCCGCACGGCTTCGTCCGCTTCAACCTGATGGCCCTGGTCGCCCTGATCGCCGCGATCGCCCTGGTGGGGGTGCTTTCAGCCACCTTCCTTACGGTGCGGATCCTGGCGACCACCATTCAGGCCAGCCCTTTGAAAGGCGTGCACTGGTTCTACAGCGAGTGGACCTGGGCCTCGCTGGGGGTCAGCCTGGGCATGACCCTGATCTATCGTTTCGCCATGTCGACCAAGCCGGTGGATTGGCGCGGCGCCATAGCCGGCGGGGCGGCGGCGGCGCTGCTTACCCTGTTCGCCTCCTGGGCCAGCGCGGTCTACGCCACCCAGTTCGCTCATTTCGGCGCCACCTACGGCTCGATCGCCGCGGTGGTGGTGCTGCTGGTCTGGCTGTCGTGGAGCGTCAATGCGGTCTTTTTCGGCGGAGCTCTGGCGACGGAGATCGAGCTGATGCTCGAACGCCAACGGCAACGGCTCAAACGGGCTCCGACCACGCCGCCTTCCTCACAACAAACCGCAGCACGCCGCCCTCGGACTCCTGCTTGA
- a CDS encoding ABC transporter permease — translation MVFLTPDRLNPALLARYARRRFAPNRADVFAILLMIAVVALAAHGAQQMNAPLSQLNVQPVVLDPARLPEYALRTTLRMFAALFASLLFTFVTGTIAARSRKAEMIIAPALDILQSVPILGFLTFTVTFFMGLFPGSELGVEGAAIFAIFTSQAWNMAFSFYQSLRTLPGDLDEVAKGFGLSSWQKFLRLELPFAIPALVWNTMMSMSGGWFFVVASEAITVGKTTVALPGIGSYLALAISVQNTRAVIWAVLAMGVVILLYDQLLFRPVVAWADKFRFEQTASQDRPESWFYDLLNRTRLLRRISIRWPVRALPRIPGPRLPATTPLDPRLASAFDILWVGLVIAVTLWGAWSVIGYVRQTISLHDALVVVGLAVLTLLRVVILIAIASVIWVPIAVWIGLRPAWSEKVQPIAQFLAAFPANVLFPIAVGLIVAWRLDPNIWLSPLMILGTQWYILFNVIAGAAAIPNDLKEAAAMFHVKRWQWWRDVVLPAVFPYYVTGALTASGGSWNASIVAEVASWGDHHLEAAGLGAYIAKATAAGDYPKVALGIVVMSVFVILLNRTLWRPMYGYAERRLRLT, via the coding sequence ATGGTGTTCCTGACGCCCGACCGGCTGAACCCGGCCCTGCTGGCCCGCTATGCGCGCCGCAGGTTCGCCCCTAACCGCGCCGACGTGTTCGCGATCCTGTTGATGATCGCCGTGGTGGCGCTGGCGGCGCATGGCGCTCAGCAGATGAATGCGCCGCTGAGCCAGCTCAATGTCCAGCCGGTTGTGCTCGATCCCGCGCGCCTGCCGGAATACGCCCTGCGCACCACACTGCGCATGTTCGCGGCCCTGTTCGCCTCGCTGCTGTTCACCTTCGTCACCGGCACGATCGCCGCCCGCAGCCGCAAGGCCGAGATGATCATCGCCCCGGCGCTGGATATCCTGCAGTCGGTGCCGATCCTGGGCTTTTTGACCTTCACCGTGACCTTCTTCATGGGCCTGTTCCCCGGCAGCGAGCTGGGGGTCGAGGGTGCGGCCATCTTCGCGATCTTCACCAGCCAGGCCTGGAACATGGCCTTTTCCTTCTATCAATCGCTGCGCACCCTGCCGGGGGATCTGGACGAGGTGGCCAAGGGCTTCGGCCTCTCCAGCTGGCAGAAGTTCCTGCGGCTTGAGCTGCCCTTCGCCATTCCAGCGCTGGTCTGGAACACCATGATGTCCATGTCCGGCGGCTGGTTCTTCGTGGTGGCGTCCGAGGCCATCACGGTCGGGAAGACCACGGTCGCCCTGCCGGGCATCGGTTCCTACCTGGCGCTAGCGATCAGCGTGCAGAACACCCGGGCCGTGATCTGGGCGGTCCTGGCCATGGGCGTCGTGATCCTGCTCTACGACCAGCTGCTGTTCCGCCCGGTCGTCGCCTGGGCCGACAAGTTCCGCTTCGAGCAGACCGCCTCTCAGGACCGGCCTGAATCCTGGTTCTATGATCTCTTGAACCGTACGCGCCTGCTGCGCCGGATATCGATCCGCTGGCCAGTACGCGCCCTCCCCCGAATTCCCGGGCCACGGCTTCCGGCGACCACCCCGCTGGACCCGCGCCTGGCCAGCGCCTTCGACATCCTCTGGGTTGGCCTGGTCATCGCGGTCACCCTCTGGGGCGCCTGGAGCGTGATCGGCTATGTGCGCCAGACCATCAGCCTGCACGACGCCTTGGTGGTGGTCGGCCTGGCCGTGCTGACTCTGCTGCGCGTAGTTATCCTGATCGCCATAGCCAGTGTGATCTGGGTGCCGATCGCCGTCTGGATCGGCCTGCGTCCCGCCTGGTCGGAAAAGGTGCAGCCCATCGCTCAGTTCCTGGCCGCCTTCCCGGCCAATGTGCTGTTTCCCATCGCCGTCGGCCTGATCGTCGCCTGGCGCCTGGATCCGAACATCTGGCTCTCGCCGCTGATGATCCTCGGCACCCAGTGGTACATCCTGTTCAACGTCATCGCCGGCGCGGCCGCAATCCCCAACGACCTGAAGGAGGCGGCGGCCATGTTCCACGTCAAGCGTTGGCAGTGGTGGCGCGACGTGGTGCTGCCTGCGGTGTTCCCCTACTACGTCACCGGCGCCCTCACCGCCTCGGGCGGCTCCTGGAACGCCAGCATCGTCGCCGAGGTCGCCAGCTGGGGCGACCACCACCTGGAAGCGGCCGGCCTCGGCGCCTATATCGCCAAGGCGACCGCGGCGGGAGACTATCCGAAGGTCGCCCTCGGCATCGTCGTCATGTCCGTCTTCGTCATCCTTCTGAACCGCACGCTTTGGCGGCCGATGTACGGCTATGCCGAGCGCCGTCTTCGCCTGACCTGA
- a CDS encoding acyl-CoA thioesterase, with translation MADSGELNQVLDLETIELDMFRGRTPDRGGPRIFGGQVVAQALAAAYRTVEGRICHSLHSYFIRAGDPSIPILYKVERARDGASFTTRRVTAIQHGRQIFNLSASFQVPEAGFEHQSTMPGAPDPGGLLNDEQLRALEPEPGDEARKPWPVEMRPIDPGPRRQIEPREPTFRCWFRAREDVGDDVATNQCVLAYASDMSLMDSSVRPHVIDWNDPKFQGASLDHALWFHRPCRFSEWHLYVQDSPSASGARGFNRGEIYSRDGVLVASATQEALIRYRS, from the coding sequence ATGGCGGACAGCGGAGAACTGAACCAGGTCCTCGACCTTGAGACCATCGAACTCGACATGTTCCGTGGCCGGACGCCCGATCGCGGAGGGCCGCGCATCTTCGGCGGCCAGGTGGTGGCCCAAGCCCTGGCGGCGGCCTATCGCACGGTGGAAGGCCGGATTTGCCACTCGCTGCACAGCTACTTCATCCGCGCGGGCGACCCCAGTATCCCGATCCTCTACAAGGTCGAGCGCGCCCGCGACGGGGCCAGCTTCACCACCCGCCGCGTGACCGCCATCCAGCACGGCCGGCAAATCTTCAACCTCTCGGCCTCGTTCCAGGTCCCCGAGGCCGGCTTCGAGCACCAGTCGACCATGCCGGGCGCGCCGGACCCGGGCGGCCTGTTGAACGATGAGCAGCTTCGCGCCCTGGAGCCCGAGCCGGGCGACGAGGCGCGCAAGCCCTGGCCGGTGGAAATGCGCCCGATCGATCCCGGTCCGCGCCGCCAGATCGAACCGCGGGAACCGACCTTCCGCTGCTGGTTCCGCGCCCGCGAGGACGTGGGCGACGATGTGGCGACCAACCAGTGCGTCCTGGCCTACGCCTCGGACATGAGCCTTATGGACTCGTCCGTGCGTCCCCACGTGATCGACTGGAACGACCCGAAGTTCCAGGGCGCGAGCCTCGACCATGCCCTCTGGTTCCATCGCCCGTGCCGGTTCAGCGAATGGCACCTCTATGTGCAGGACAGCCCCAGCGCGTCCGGGGCCCGCGGCTTCAATCGTGGCGAGATATACAGCCGCGACGGCGTCCTGGTCGCCTCGGCCACGCAGGAGGCCCTGATCCGCTACCGGAGTTGA
- a CDS encoding ABC transporter ATP-binding protein encodes MTLIAPERAEANLVEVRGVKHFYGKRDSAGLLVLDDVDLTLRPNEIVGLLGRSGSGKSTLLRTIAGLIRPTEGKVTIKDMPGEDSAHGVAMVFQSFALFPWLTVQQNVELGLEAQGVSPEERRKRALAAIDLIGLDGFENAYPKELSGGMRQRVGLARALVVQPSVLLMDEPFSALDVLTAETLRTDLLDLWCEGRMPIRSILIVTHNIEEAVLMCDRILVFSSNPGRVIAEIKVDMPQPRKRLDPAFRALVDDIYARMTVRSPAQPIRDGNFPGMGISMALTNISTNTLAGLMEAIAAAPNEGRGDLRHLAETTHMEADELLPIAETLQLMRFAEIDGRMIRLTPDGRRYAHADVDERKQLFAQHLLAYVPLVAHIRRVLDDRASHQAPASRFRDELEDNMSEDYAEETLAAVVTWGRYAELFAYHEAGDRFSLDDPS; translated from the coding sequence ATGACCCTCATCGCTCCCGAACGGGCCGAAGCCAACCTGGTGGAGGTGCGCGGCGTAAAGCACTTCTACGGCAAGCGCGACAGCGCGGGCCTTCTGGTGCTCGACGATGTCGACCTGACCCTGCGCCCCAACGAGATCGTGGGCCTCCTGGGCCGCTCCGGCTCCGGCAAGTCGACGCTGCTGCGCACCATCGCCGGCCTGATCCGTCCCACGGAGGGCAAGGTCACGATCAAGGACATGCCCGGCGAAGATTCCGCCCACGGCGTAGCCATGGTGTTCCAGAGCTTCGCTCTGTTCCCCTGGCTGACCGTGCAGCAGAACGTGGAGCTGGGCCTGGAGGCCCAGGGCGTCTCGCCCGAGGAGCGGCGCAAGCGCGCCCTGGCGGCCATCGACCTGATCGGCCTCGACGGCTTCGAGAACGCCTATCCCAAGGAGTTGTCCGGCGGCATGCGCCAGCGGGTGGGCTTGGCCCGGGCGCTGGTGGTGCAGCCCTCGGTCCTGCTGATGGACGAGCCGTTCTCAGCCCTCGACGTCCTCACCGCCGAGACCCTGCGCACCGACCTCCTGGATCTCTGGTGCGAAGGGCGGATGCCGATCCGCTCGATCCTGATCGTCACCCACAACATCGAGGAGGCGGTCCTGATGTGCGACCGCATCCTGGTGTTCTCGTCCAATCCGGGCCGGGTGATCGCCGAGATCAAGGTCGACATGCCCCAGCCGCGCAAGCGTTTGGACCCTGCCTTCCGCGCCCTGGTGGATGACATCTACGCGCGCATGACCGTGCGCAGCCCGGCCCAGCCGATCCGCGACGGCAACTTCCCGGGCATGGGCATCAGCATGGCCCTGACCAACATCTCGACCAATACCCTGGCCGGCCTGATGGAGGCGATCGCGGCCGCGCCGAACGAAGGCCGGGGCGACCTGCGCCACCTGGCAGAGACCACCCACATGGAGGCCGATGAGCTGCTGCCCATCGCCGAAACCTTGCAATTGATGCGCTTCGCCGAGATCGACGGGCGCATGATCCGCCTCACACCCGATGGCCGCCGCTACGCACACGCCGATGTCGACGAGCGCAAGCAGCTGTTCGCCCAGCACCTGCTGGCCTATGTGCCGCTCGTCGCCCACATCCGCCGGGTGCTCGACGACCGCGCCAGCCACCAGGCCCCCGCCAGCCGCTTTCGCGATGAGCTGGAGGACAACATGTCCGAGGACTACGCCGAGGAGACCCTGGCCGCGGTGGTCACCTGGGGCCGCTACGCCGAGCTGTTCGCCTATCACGAGGCCGGCGACCGCTTCAGCCTCGACGACCCCTCCTGA